One genomic window of Psychrobacillus sp. INOP01 includes the following:
- a CDS encoding acetyl-CoA carboxylase biotin carboxylase subunit family protein: protein MKKIMLLGGSAQQVIAIKCAKEQGYYTILCDYLIDNPGQYHSDEYYCVSTTDKEAVLEIAKQKNIDGIVAYSSEVATATAAYVANKLNLPSNPYESVLILSNKNLFRDFLMNNGFNCPKVRSNHSKSEAKDCLTDFEFPIMVKPVDSSGSRGVTRIFSLEEFDRAFDKALLNSKQKLVILEEYIDMTHECMIGGDIIVVDGVIECFGFLNGYRDIEKNVFIPTGNSYPVFIEEERLILVRKELQEVINLLNISRGVFNIEVLFDRNGEPYIIEMAARNGGHMISQLLEMATGVDFVKATVEAALNNNKIEINDRQVQNYYATYYLHSFEKGKLKEIVFSDEIKENIIQKVINKKYEDQIEIFKGLDKIVGIVFLKFSSSEELKFKMKNMKQYIDIQLIS, encoded by the coding sequence ATGAAGAAAATCATGTTACTTGGTGGATCTGCTCAGCAAGTTATTGCGATTAAATGTGCAAAAGAACAAGGATATTACACTATTTTATGTGATTATTTAATAGATAATCCAGGACAATATCATTCTGATGAATATTATTGTGTAAGCACAACGGATAAGGAAGCGGTACTAGAAATTGCAAAGCAAAAGAATATCGATGGAATTGTTGCTTATTCATCAGAAGTAGCAACAGCTACGGCAGCTTATGTAGCAAACAAATTAAACTTACCATCAAATCCATATGAATCCGTATTAATTTTATCGAATAAAAACCTATTCAGAGATTTTTTAATGAATAACGGCTTTAATTGTCCTAAAGTGAGAAGCAACCATTCAAAAAGTGAAGCAAAGGATTGCCTTACAGATTTTGAATTTCCGATAATGGTAAAACCTGTAGATTCTTCAGGAAGTAGAGGAGTTACACGGATATTTTCTCTGGAAGAGTTTGATAGGGCGTTTGATAAAGCTCTTTTAAATTCAAAACAAAAACTAGTCATTCTCGAAGAGTATATTGATATGACACATGAGTGCATGATTGGTGGAGACATAATCGTAGTAGATGGAGTTATTGAATGTTTTGGATTTTTAAATGGATATAGAGATATAGAGAAAAATGTATTTATTCCAACAGGTAACAGTTATCCAGTTTTTATAGAGGAAGAAAGGCTAATACTAGTACGCAAGGAACTGCAAGAAGTAATAAATTTATTGAACATAAGTAGGGGAGTCTTTAATATTGAAGTTCTGTTTGATAGAAATGGAGAACCATATATTATTGAAATGGCTGCTAGGAATGGTGGGCATATGATATCTCAACTATTAGAAATGGCAACGGGTGTAGACTTTGTAAAAGCAACCGTTGAAGCAGCTTTAAATAACAACAAGATAGAAATTAATGACAGGCAGGTACAGAATTACTATGCCACTTATTACTTGCATTCATTTGAAAAAGGAAAGCTAAAAGAGATAGTATTTTCTGATGAAATAAAAGAAAATATTATTCAAAAAGTAATAAATAAAAAATATGAAGATCAAATAGAAATATTTAAAGGCTTAGATAAAATAGTGGGAATTGTTTTCCTAAAGTTTAGTTCCTCAGAAGAGTTGAAATTCAAAATGAAGAACATGAAACAATACATTGATATTCAATTGATTAGCTAA
- the rfbA gene encoding glucose-1-phosphate thymidylyltransferase RfbA encodes MKGIILAGGSGTRLYPLTKAISKQMLPVYDKPMIYYPLSVLMLAGIRDILIISTPRDIEGFQELLEDGTKIGVDLTYAIQENPTGLADAFIIGEEFIGDSSVALVLGDNIFYGSNFGHKVQEAATNLSKGALIFGCYVRDPRAYGVVEVDEEENAISIEEKPENPKSFYAIPGLYFFDNQVTKIAKEVKPSDRGEIEITSIINEYLQLGELKVKIMGRGLAWLDTGTHESLLEASNFVEAIQNRQGLYVSCIEEIAFRRNYISKEQLLKLAEPLMKTNYGKYLVDVANSNRA; translated from the coding sequence ATGAAAGGAATTATTTTAGCTGGTGGATCTGGTACTCGTTTATATCCGCTAACAAAGGCTATCTCTAAGCAAATGCTACCAGTTTACGATAAACCAATGATTTATTATCCTCTATCAGTTTTAATGCTTGCGGGAATAAGAGACATACTAATTATTTCTACTCCAAGAGATATAGAGGGATTTCAAGAATTATTGGAAGATGGTACTAAAATAGGGGTGGATTTAACATATGCCATACAAGAAAATCCAACAGGTCTTGCAGATGCCTTTATTATTGGTGAGGAATTTATAGGCGACTCTTCAGTTGCTTTAGTGCTCGGTGACAATATTTTTTATGGCTCTAATTTTGGGCATAAAGTACAGGAAGCAGCAACTAACTTATCAAAAGGTGCCCTTATATTCGGGTGTTATGTGAGGGACCCTAGAGCATATGGTGTAGTAGAGGTAGATGAAGAAGAAAATGCTATTTCAATAGAAGAAAAACCCGAGAATCCAAAATCCTTTTACGCGATACCAGGTCTCTATTTTTTTGATAATCAAGTAACAAAAATAGCTAAAGAGGTTAAACCTTCTGATCGAGGAGAAATAGAAATTACTTCTATTATTAATGAGTACCTTCAATTGGGAGAATTGAAGGTAAAAATAATGGGAAGAGGATTAGCTTGGTTAGATACTGGAACCCATGAGTCTCTTTTAGAGGCATCTAATTTTGTAGAAGCTATCCAAAACCGACAGGGATTATATGTTTCATGTATTGAGGAAATAGCCTTTCGCAGAAACTATATATCGAAAGAACAATTACTAAAGCTCGCGGAACCGTTAATGAAGACAAACTACGGCAAGTATTTAGTAGATGTTGCAAATTCTAATAGAGCATAA
- the rfbB gene encoding dTDP-glucose 4,6-dehydratase, which translates to MNILVTGGAGFIGSNFIKYMLSKYDYTIVNLDLLTYAGNLQNLKDIEHEERYHFVKGDICDRDLLSKLFHQYDIQAVIHFAAESHVDRSIDEPEVFLKTNVFGTQALLDTAKHYWKVHKLDKYCTEYKDDVKFIQISTDEVYGALGKEGYFTEKTNLSPNSPYSASKASADLMVRAYYETYKLPAVITRCSNNYGPYQYPEKLIPLVISQALNNLPIPVYGDGKQVRDWLYVEDHCSAIDSVFHNGRIGEVYNIGGNNEKENIETIKFILNYLNKSEDLIEFVEDRLGHDRRYAIANTKISEELGWVPSNTFNDGLSKTIQWYLENRKWTMSHISNANKTSKKH; encoded by the coding sequence ATGAATATCTTAGTTACAGGTGGCGCAGGATTCATCGGATCAAATTTTATAAAATATATGCTATCAAAATATGATTACACAATAGTTAATCTGGATTTATTAACGTATGCTGGTAATCTGCAAAATTTAAAGGATATCGAGCACGAAGAAAGATATCACTTTGTAAAAGGAGATATTTGTGATCGTGATCTACTATCTAAACTGTTTCACCAATATGATATTCAAGCTGTTATCCACTTCGCAGCTGAATCTCATGTAGACAGAAGTATTGATGAACCAGAAGTTTTCTTAAAAACAAATGTGTTTGGTACACAGGCATTATTAGATACAGCCAAACATTATTGGAAGGTCCATAAATTAGATAAATATTGCACTGAATATAAAGACGACGTTAAATTTATCCAAATTTCTACGGACGAAGTTTACGGTGCTTTAGGTAAAGAAGGATATTTTACTGAAAAGACAAATCTCTCACCGAATAGTCCTTATTCTGCCTCCAAAGCATCTGCAGATTTAATGGTGAGAGCTTATTATGAAACGTACAAATTACCTGCTGTTATTACTAGATGCTCAAATAATTATGGTCCATATCAATATCCTGAAAAGTTAATCCCTTTGGTTATTTCACAGGCTTTAAATAATCTTCCAATACCAGTCTATGGAGATGGAAAACAAGTAAGAGATTGGCTGTATGTGGAGGACCACTGCTCGGCAATCGATTCAGTTTTCCATAACGGAAGAATTGGAGAGGTATACAACATCGGTGGAAATAATGAAAAAGAAAATATAGAAACTATTAAATTCATTTTAAATTATTTAAACAAAAGTGAGGATTTAATCGAATTTGTTGAGGATCGTTTGGGGCATGATAGAAGATATGCGATTGCTAATACTAAGATTAGTGAAGAGTTGGGATGGGTTCCTTCTAATACATTCAATGACGGTCTTTCAAAAACAATACAATGGTATTTAGAAAATAGAAAATGGACAATGTCTCATATTTCTAATGCTAACAAGACTTCAAAAAAACATTAA
- a CDS encoding DegT/DnrJ/EryC1/StrS aminotransferase family protein, with amino-acid sequence MIKDESIYITRPLLPDLNDVYAKLKDVWDSKWLTNNGPQEDYLKEELKQYLQVENLSLFNNGTFALLLGLRALNLTGEVITTPFTFPATVQALDWNNLTPVFCDIDPTTLTLDAAKIEPLITEKTSAILGVHTFGNPCDVEQIQSIANKYNLKVIYDGAHTFGTNLNNKAIGNYGDMTMFSFHATKLFNTVEGGALTFRDNSLVEKLSLLKNFGIANPEEVVLSGLNAKLNEIQAVVGLEVLKLVETERKKRHEIKRAYELYLTDVPGINVLTKLEDECSSYQYFVIQIDEELYGRSRDWLHEKLKEYNVFTRKYFYPLCSDFEWYQHLESARKENLPIANKAVTQVLAMPYYGELQLESVEKICKVIRDSI; translated from the coding sequence ATGATAAAAGATGAATCTATATACATTACAAGACCATTACTTCCTGATCTAAATGATGTATACGCTAAGCTAAAAGATGTTTGGGATAGTAAATGGCTTACAAATAATGGCCCTCAGGAAGACTATTTGAAAGAAGAACTAAAACAATATTTGCAAGTAGAAAATTTATCCCTATTTAATAATGGGACATTCGCATTACTCTTAGGTTTAAGAGCTTTAAATTTAACCGGAGAAGTTATTACAACTCCATTTACTTTTCCCGCAACAGTTCAAGCATTAGATTGGAATAATTTAACTCCTGTTTTTTGTGATATAGATCCCACAACACTTACCCTAGACGCTGCAAAAATCGAACCCCTCATTACGGAAAAAACTTCTGCTATTCTTGGTGTTCACACATTTGGAAACCCATGTGATGTAGAACAAATTCAATCAATCGCAAACAAATATAATTTGAAGGTAATTTATGATGGTGCCCATACATTTGGAACAAATCTAAATAATAAAGCTATTGGCAATTACGGTGATATGACGATGTTCAGTTTCCATGCAACAAAACTCTTTAATACTGTAGAAGGCGGAGCATTAACTTTTAGAGACAATAGTTTAGTTGAAAAACTGAGCCTCCTAAAAAATTTTGGAATAGCAAACCCAGAGGAGGTGGTTCTTTCAGGTCTAAATGCAAAGTTAAACGAAATTCAGGCGGTAGTTGGACTTGAAGTATTAAAGCTTGTGGAAACCGAACGCAAGAAAAGACATGAAATAAAAAGAGCGTATGAATTGTACTTGACCGACGTACCTGGTATTAACGTGTTGACGAAATTAGAAGATGAATGCAGCAGTTATCAGTATTTTGTCATTCAAATAGATGAAGAGTTGTATGGAAGATCAAGAGATTGGCTACACGAGAAACTAAAAGAGTACAACGTATTTACACGAAAGTATTTTTATCCTTTATGTAGCGACTTTGAATGGTATCAGCATTTAGAATCTGCTCGTAAAGAAAATCTTCCGATTGCCAATAAAGCTGTGACACAAGTACTTGCTATGCCATATTACGGTGAATTGCAACTTGAATCGGTTGAGAAAATTTGTAAAGTGATCCGTGATTCTATATGA
- a CDS encoding lipopolysaccharide biosynthesis protein: MKGTASLTNKTTRAIVWSFTELMANYGIQFIIQIILARLLVPEHFGVFGMILVFIAISYSIVDSGFTQALIRDQHTTQEDYSTVFFFNLGISFVLYGILFISSKGISVFFEEPQLLEIIRVLSIVIIINAFAIIQRVMLMKRIDFRTITKISVISSVTSGTITIIVAVLGFGVWSLVVNMILLQLIQALLLIIYNRWLPSFVFNYQSFKRFFSFGSKLLLSGLIDTFYNNLYFLIIGKFFSITQLGYYTNAVKVRDLASQSLASTVQRVTYPVLSSIQEDENRLELGFKKIIKLSAFINFPLLIGLAAIGNPIFLILFGEKWMPSVIYFQLLCFAGMLYPLHALNLNILQVKGRSDLFLRLEIIKKGLLTILIVLSFLFKLGIIGLICAAVINSYLSLLINMHYSAREISYSTKEQVKDLLPILGVSIVMGAIVVMIGKIITLGSISTLILQISIGIGAYIGLSKICNIRELLLLIELLRSFLSGQKSRKSEGN, translated from the coding sequence ATGAAAGGTACAGCCTCTTTAACGAATAAGACGACACGAGCGATTGTTTGGAGTTTTACTGAATTGATGGCAAATTACGGGATTCAGTTTATTATACAAATAATTTTAGCTAGGTTATTAGTGCCAGAGCATTTTGGTGTGTTTGGAATGATTTTAGTATTTATCGCTATTTCTTACTCTATTGTGGACAGTGGATTTACCCAGGCCCTCATAAGAGATCAGCACACAACTCAGGAAGATTATTCAACTGTGTTCTTTTTTAATCTAGGAATCTCCTTTGTATTATATGGAATACTCTTTATCAGCTCTAAAGGAATTAGTGTTTTTTTTGAAGAACCTCAATTACTAGAGATTATTCGAGTGCTTTCTATTGTCATTATCATTAATGCCTTTGCAATTATTCAAAGAGTTATGCTTATGAAGAGGATTGACTTTCGTACAATTACAAAAATCAGTGTCATATCATCCGTAACTTCAGGAACAATTACAATAATTGTAGCAGTTTTAGGATTTGGAGTCTGGAGTCTGGTAGTTAATATGATTTTACTTCAGCTAATTCAGGCTTTGTTGCTCATTATTTATAATAGATGGCTACCAAGTTTTGTTTTTAATTACCAATCCTTTAAACGTTTTTTTAGTTTTGGTTCAAAATTACTTCTTTCTGGTCTCATAGATACTTTCTATAACAATCTCTATTTTTTAATAATAGGTAAGTTTTTTTCAATTACACAGCTTGGATATTATACAAATGCGGTAAAAGTTAGGGACCTTGCATCGCAATCCTTAGCTTCGACAGTACAACGAGTAACGTATCCAGTGCTTAGTAGTATCCAAGAGGATGAGAATCGTCTTGAACTAGGATTCAAGAAAATAATTAAACTTTCTGCATTTATTAACTTTCCATTGTTAATTGGCTTGGCAGCAATAGGGAACCCAATATTCCTAATTCTTTTTGGAGAGAAGTGGATGCCTTCAGTCATATATTTTCAATTGCTGTGCTTTGCAGGAATGTTATATCCACTTCACGCTTTAAACTTAAATATTTTACAAGTCAAAGGTAGATCTGATTTGTTTTTGCGATTAGAAATTATTAAAAAAGGCCTTCTCACCATACTTATTGTACTTTCTTTCTTATTTAAGCTAGGAATCATTGGATTAATTTGCGCGGCAGTCATAAATTCTTATCTTTCATTACTTATTAATATGCATTATTCAGCAAGAGAGATTTCATATTCGACTAAAGAACAGGTAAAAGACCTACTACCGATTTTGGGGGTTTCCATTGTAATGGGAGCTATTGTAGTTATGATTGGTAAGATAATAACACTCGGGAGTATTTCCACTCTTATTTTACAAATTAGTATAGGTATTGGAGCTTATATAGGATTAAGTAAAATCTGTAATATTCGTGAGTTGCTTCTTTTAATAGAACTATTAAGGTCTTTCTTATCTGGTCAGAAATCAAGAAAAAGTGAGGGGAATTAA
- a CDS encoding diaminopimelate decarboxylase, which produces MHNIKGIENSDQVDYLEKVNLLKKRFGDSFYLFDLEKLSTNYLKMFSAFSSRYSKFIIGYSYKTNYLPILLKEISKLGGYAEVVSRIEYDLALKIGMNPKNIIFNGPLKSPDDIALALKEGSIINLDSFSEVEIVKEYIRKNKSNHYKVGLRVNFDISIDGESPLQDGFKQSRFGFCVENGNLEKALNDLKQIENLDVVGLHGHFSTQLRSLEVYEKITQKLCDLSKIYISNTLEYLDIGGGFYGHVPETMKINNVPSYDDYAMAICSIMNKEKIHFKNEPFLIVEPGLSLVVDTFKFFCKVVDVKRNGNEYFVLVNGSVHNIKPSISKKNTSMELVKTNVADYQTDRFNVVGYTCMEKDYLMIDHVGEIPKAGDFLVFHNMGAYTIVLNPPFIKERPPIIAKIDNQFMVVRKREELDDFISSNVYVF; this is translated from the coding sequence GTGCACAATATTAAGGGAATAGAGAATAGTGACCAGGTTGATTATTTAGAGAAAGTGAATTTATTAAAAAAGCGATTTGGAGACTCCTTTTATTTATTTGACTTGGAAAAATTAAGCACAAACTATTTGAAGATGTTCTCAGCATTTAGTAGTAGGTACAGTAAATTTATTATTGGATATTCATATAAAACAAATTATTTACCAATTTTATTAAAAGAAATATCTAAATTAGGAGGATACGCAGAAGTTGTTTCTAGGATTGAATATGATTTAGCACTAAAAATCGGAATGAATCCAAAGAATATTATTTTTAATGGCCCGTTGAAGTCTCCGGATGATATCGCTTTAGCGCTGAAAGAAGGCAGCATTATTAACCTAGATTCGTTTAGTGAAGTTGAGATAGTAAAAGAATATATTCGGAAGAATAAAAGCAATCATTATAAAGTAGGATTAAGAGTAAATTTTGATATATCAATTGATGGGGAAAGCCCTCTTCAGGATGGATTTAAGCAAAGTAGATTTGGCTTTTGTGTTGAAAATGGAAATTTAGAAAAAGCTTTAAACGATTTAAAGCAAATAGAAAACTTAGATGTGGTTGGTCTGCATGGTCATTTTTCTACCCAATTAAGAAGTTTAGAAGTTTATGAGAAAATAACCCAGAAATTATGCGATCTTTCAAAAATATATATTTCAAACACGTTAGAGTATCTGGATATTGGAGGCGGATTTTATGGTCATGTACCCGAAACAATGAAAATAAATAACGTCCCTTCATATGATGATTATGCAATGGCGATCTGTTCCATTATGAATAAAGAAAAAATACATTTTAAAAACGAACCATTTTTAATAGTCGAGCCAGGTTTATCTTTAGTAGTTGATACATTTAAATTCTTTTGTAAAGTAGTCGATGTGAAGAGAAATGGTAATGAATATTTTGTTCTAGTTAATGGTAGTGTTCATAATATTAAACCTAGTATTAGTAAAAAAAATACCTCGATGGAACTTGTCAAAACAAATGTAGCTGACTATCAAACAGATAGGTTTAATGTTGTTGGTTATACATGCATGGAGAAAGATTATTTAATGATTGACCATGTTGGAGAAATTCCAAAAGCAGGAGATTTTCTAGTATTCCACAACATGGGTGCTTACACTATAGTACTTAATCCTCCTTTCATCAAAGAGAGACCCCCAATTATCGCAAAAATAGATAATCAATTTATGGTAGTTAGGAAGAGAGAGGAATTAGATGATTTCATCAGTAGTAATGTCTATGTCTTCTAA
- a CDS encoding NAD-dependent epimerase/dehydratase family protein, which translates to MKVLVTGAAGFIGSFVVQELLDHQFSVVALDNLSNGKKSRVPRNATFYEADITNSETERIFELEKPDYVIHLAAQTSVLDSMENPIADCQANVLGTLNTLKYANQFNIKKCVFASSAAVYGNPSALPVEEDSKLSPLSFYGLSKVSAENYVRLYEKMFGLKSCILRFSNVYGPNQESGVISSFLHRIYKKEAPIIHNGSQTRDFIYVKDVAAACLTALVSHETGVFHISSGIERTINEVSKLISHFTNIEIEPIVKELDAAEIKRSVLSNEKAKRLLQWEPFYSLEEGLEEIIQSFNIDNKL; encoded by the coding sequence TTGAAAGTACTAGTAACGGGAGCAGCAGGTTTTATAGGATCATTTGTAGTCCAGGAGCTATTAGATCATCAATTTTCAGTCGTTGCTTTAGATAATCTTTCAAATGGAAAAAAAAGCAGAGTACCTAGAAATGCAACATTCTATGAAGCTGATATTACAAATTCTGAAACTGAACGCATTTTTGAACTAGAAAAGCCGGATTATGTTATTCATCTAGCTGCACAAACTTCGGTACTGGATTCTATGGAGAACCCAATAGCAGATTGTCAAGCGAATGTATTAGGAACACTCAATACACTTAAATACGCCAACCAATTTAACATAAAAAAATGTGTTTTTGCTTCCTCGGCCGCTGTTTATGGAAATCCGAGTGCTCTACCCGTAGAGGAAGATTCTAAATTATCTCCACTTTCCTTTTATGGATTATCAAAAGTTTCTGCTGAGAATTATGTGCGCTTGTATGAAAAAATGTTCGGCCTTAAAAGCTGTATTTTAAGGTTTTCGAATGTTTATGGGCCAAATCAGGAGAGTGGCGTCATCTCGAGCTTTCTTCATCGAATTTATAAAAAAGAAGCGCCAATTATTCATAATGGAAGTCAAACAAGGGACTTCATATATGTAAAAGATGTAGCCGCTGCTTGCCTTACTGCACTGGTAAGTCATGAAACCGGTGTGTTCCATATTAGTTCAGGAATAGAAAGAACGATTAACGAAGTATCTAAGTTAATCTCACACTTTACTAATATAGAAATAGAGCCAATTGTAAAAGAGTTGGATGCGGCGGAGATTAAACGAAGTGTACTGTCAAATGAAAAAGCTAAAAGACTTCTTCAGTGGGAACCATTTTACTCATTAGAGGAGGGATTGGAAGAAATTATTCAGTCTTTTAATATAGATAATAAATTGTAA
- a CDS encoding glycosyltransferase family 4 protein, producing MKIVQLITHMYEVGGAQVHVLYLSKRLVADGNRVSILYGTKKQLADELYVKEIEYIPLKHLIRNMNLVKDLLAFFEIRKALKQLDPDIVAIHSSKAGILGRIACWTLRIPFVFTAHGWAFTDGVAKNKQVLYRRVEKWIGKISKKVITVCDYDRILALQHQVLSPSKLITIHNGVMDQSRGNVQLVPNDMVKILMVARFDKPKKQLELLHALFQIRELNWYMIFAGDGRLKEQSAQYVQEHHLGNKVTFLGNHSNVSELLMDADIFVLTSSWEGLPLSILEAMAHGLPIIASNVGGVKEAVRNSENGFLIHHNLPELLTTLIENPSLRKSMGKKSREIYEASFTFERMYSQTFQTYKNLIKLEEKD from the coding sequence ATGAAAATTGTTCAGCTGATTACACATATGTATGAGGTAGGGGGAGCTCAAGTACATGTTCTTTACCTTTCGAAAAGACTGGTAGCGGACGGTAATCGAGTCTCAATCCTTTATGGAACCAAAAAACAACTAGCAGATGAGCTTTATGTAAAAGAGATTGAATACATTCCACTGAAGCATTTAATAAGAAATATGAACTTGGTCAAGGATTTACTCGCTTTTTTTGAAATTAGAAAAGCCTTAAAACAATTGGATCCTGATATTGTAGCTATTCATTCCTCTAAAGCTGGGATTCTTGGAAGAATCGCCTGTTGGACGCTTCGAATTCCTTTTGTATTCACAGCACATGGATGGGCTTTCACTGATGGTGTGGCGAAAAACAAACAGGTTTTATATCGTAGAGTAGAAAAGTGGATTGGTAAAATATCGAAAAAAGTAATTACCGTATGTGATTATGACAGAATTCTTGCGTTGCAACATCAGGTGTTAAGCCCTTCCAAATTAATAACAATTCACAATGGTGTAATGGATCAAAGCCGCGGTAACGTTCAACTAGTACCTAATGACATGGTAAAAATATTAATGGTGGCTCGTTTTGACAAACCTAAAAAACAATTGGAGCTATTACATGCACTTTTCCAAATAAGAGAATTAAATTGGTATATGATTTTTGCTGGTGACGGTAGGCTAAAAGAGCAGTCGGCTCAATATGTACAGGAGCATCATTTGGGGAATAAAGTAACATTTTTAGGCAATCATTCCAACGTCTCCGAGCTATTGATGGATGCGGATATTTTTGTACTCACTTCTTCATGGGAGGGGTTGCCTCTATCCATATTAGAAGCAATGGCGCATGGACTTCCAATTATTGCGTCTAATGTAGGGGGAGTGAAAGAGGCTGTGAGGAATTCTGAAAATGGGTTTTTAATTCACCATAATCTGCCCGAGTTACTTACTACATTAATCGAAAATCCTTCACTACGAAAAAGTATGGGGAAAAAAAGTCGCGAAATATATGAAGCTAGTTTTACCTTTGAGCGGATGTACAGTCAAACCTTTCAAACGTATAAAAACCTAATAAAATTGGAGGAAAAAGATTGA
- a CDS encoding acetyl-CoA carboxylase biotin carboxylase subunit family protein, with translation MRKVMFLGGSIQQLPAIQYAQKQGYHTILCDFLQDNPGQYYSDEFYCESTTDKEAICIIAMQKKIDGIVAYASDPAAATAAFVSNRLNLPSNSYESVLVLSNKYLFREFLFKNNFNCPKAKSFKNVEEAINSLSEFQFPLIVKPTDSSGSKGVSKIDKQEELNDAFNTAISYSKNNQVIIEEFIEMSHEYMVGGDIFVVNGKIDFFGLLNCHRSKEINSLVPIGKSYPLLIEEEKIHLIHDELQKVITLLDIRMGAFNIEVMFSKDRGPYIIEMGPRNGGNMIPQLLQIITGVDLVEATVEAALGKIDELKVGCSLPLDSYFSTYIIHSSKAGRLKNIIFSKDIQENIIDKIIFKEVNEEVEIFDNSSKAMGIIFLKYRSLEELNFKMKNMNKFIEIQLDDME, from the coding sequence ATGAGAAAAGTCATGTTCCTTGGAGGCTCAATACAACAGTTACCAGCAATACAATATGCCCAAAAACAGGGTTATCATACGATATTATGTGATTTCTTACAAGACAATCCAGGTCAATATTATTCAGATGAATTTTATTGTGAGAGCACAACTGATAAAGAGGCAATTTGCATAATCGCGATGCAAAAAAAGATTGATGGAATTGTGGCATATGCATCCGATCCAGCTGCAGCAACTGCAGCATTTGTTAGTAATAGATTAAATTTGCCTTCGAATTCCTACGAGTCAGTACTAGTGCTGTCAAATAAATACTTATTTAGAGAATTTCTATTCAAAAATAATTTTAATTGTCCTAAAGCAAAAAGCTTCAAAAACGTTGAAGAAGCAATTAATAGTTTAAGTGAATTTCAGTTTCCATTAATAGTTAAGCCAACTGACTCCTCAGGTAGTAAAGGTGTTTCCAAAATTGATAAACAAGAAGAATTAAATGATGCATTTAATACGGCAATTTCTTACTCCAAGAATAATCAGGTGATTATTGAAGAGTTTATTGAGATGTCACATGAGTATATGGTTGGGGGTGATATTTTTGTTGTTAATGGAAAAATAGACTTCTTTGGGTTATTAAATTGTCATAGAAGTAAAGAAATCAATTCCTTGGTACCAATAGGTAAGAGCTATCCATTATTAATCGAGGAAGAAAAAATACATTTAATACATGATGAGTTACAAAAAGTAATAACCCTTCTGGACATAAGAATGGGAGCATTTAATATTGAAGTAATGTTCAGTAAAGATAGAGGTCCATACATTATAGAAATGGGACCAAGAAACGGTGGGAATATGATACCACAACTACTCCAAATAATAACAGGGGTAGATTTAGTTGAAGCTACCGTTGAAGCAGCTTTAGGAAAAATCGATGAACTAAAAGTTGGCTGTTCTTTACCATTAGATTCTTATTTTTCAACTTATATCATCCATTCTTCTAAAGCAGGTAGATTAAAAAACATTATATTCTCCAAGGACATACAAGAGAATATAATTGACAAAATTATCTTTAAAGAGGTAAATGAAGAAGTTGAAATATTTGACAACTCTAGTAAAGCAATGGGAATTATTTTTTTGAAATATAGAAGTTTAGAAGAATTAAATTTCAAAATGAAAAATATGAATAAGTTCATTGAAATTCAATTAGACGATATGGAGTAA